One part of the Vicia villosa cultivar HV-30 ecotype Madison, WI linkage group LG6, Vvil1.0, whole genome shotgun sequence genome encodes these proteins:
- the LOC131609889 gene encoding aquaporin SIP1-2-like: MVGAIKAALGDAVLTFMWVFSSSMLGIVSKAITQALGLQDVSYNGFPYPSLIVTTTVVFLLVFLFTLIGAAMGGASFNPTGTAAFYSVGIGSDTLFSMALRFPAQALGAAGGAMAIAELIHPKYRHMIGGPSLKVDLHTGAAAELVLTFVITFAVLCIFIKGPRNDLLKIWLLAMSTVTLVMVGSAYTGPSMNPANAFGWAYLNNWHNTWDQFYVYWICPFTGAILAAWLFRAIFPPPEVKQKKKKA, translated from the exons ATGGTGGGTGCTATCAAGGCTGCTCTCGGTGACGCAGTGTTAACATTCATGTGGGTTTTTTCTTCTTCCATGTTGGGTATAGTTTCAAAGGCAATAACACAAGCACTTGGTCTTCAAGACGTTTCGTACAACGGTTTCCCTTACCCTTCTTTGATTGTCACCACTACCGTTGTGTTTCTTCTCGTTTTTCTCTTCACCTTGATCGGTGCTGCAATGGGTGGTGCCAGCTTTAACCCTACTGGTACTGCTGCCTTTTACTCCGTTGGTATTGGTTCCGATACGCTTTTTTCCATGGCTCTTCGTTTCCCTGCCCAG GCTCTTGGTGCTGCGGGTGGTGCAATGGCAATTGCGGAGTTGATTCATCCGAAATATAGACACATGATTGGGGGTCCTTCTTTGAAAGTGGACTTGCACACTGGGGCTGCTGCTGAATTGGTTTTGACATTTGTGATTACTTTTGCAGTCCTCTGCATTTTCATCAAGGGGCCTCGTAATGATTTATTGAAGATTTGGTTGCTGGCCATGTCAACCGTCACTTTGGTCATGGTTGGCTCTGCTTACACTGGTCCGTCTATGAACCCAGCCAAT GCCTTTGGTTGGGCATACTTGAACAACTGGCACAACACATGGGACCAATTCTATGTCTACTGGATTTGCCCCTTCACTGGAGCAATATTGGCTGCTTGGCTATTCCGCGCCATCTTCCCTCCACCAGAAGTAAAgcagaagaaaaagaaagcatga